In Deltaproteobacteria bacterium, the sequence GCTCTACCTGCCGCGGCGCGAGGGCTTTGCCGCGCACGCGAGCCTCGTGCTCTGCGGCGGGGTCTTCTCGACCGTCGTCGGCGAGCCGCCGGGACAGCTCCTCCACCGCGTGCGCGAGAGCGGGGGACTTCTCCTCCGACCCGCCGAGCGCCTCGCGCTCCTCCGGCGCCTCGGCGCGGGGTTCCCGCATCTCCGGGACACGCTCCGCGCGCACACGCGTGTCCATGCCGCCGCTCCGGCGGTGACGCTCGACCTCGGCGCGGACGACCGCCTGCATCTCCGGCTCTTCGCGCACGCCGGTGCCTGGCGGCCGGGCGAGCCGCCGCCCGCGGACGGCATCGTGCTCGAGCTGACGGTGGCGGACGGCTGGACGCGCGCCTCGCCCGGCGACGCGGGAAGCTACGCGCCCGTCGGAGCCGAGATCGCGGTCGCGCCCGCCGCTCCCGCTGCGCATCCCGTCGACGACCCGTGGGTCGACGAGCCGGATCCGGACGCCGTGGCGCCGGCGATCGCGTGGCTCGAGCGCCTCGGGGCCCCGCCCGCGCCCGCGCCGGCCACCGGCTGGTCGCTCGCGCTCGGGCGCCGCCACATGGAGGCGTTCGCGCGCGCGTGGGCCGAGCGCCCTGCGGGAGTGACCTTCTACGGTACGGAGGCCATCCGCCGGTTGCTCGACGGGGCGCGGCGCGTCTCTCCGCGGCTCCGCGTCGAGGCGAGCGGCACCGACTGGTTCGCGGTGTCCGCCGAGTGGGAGGCGGAGGGCCTGGCGCTCACCGCCGCCGACCTCGCGACGCTCCGCGGCGCCACCACCCGCTTCGTCAAGCTCTCCGGCGGCTGGGTCGACCGCGAGCTGTCCGCGCGCCACGACGAGGCGGCGGAGCTGCTCGCGGACCTCGGCGTCGAGGCGGGCACGGGGCCTCAGCGCCTGACGCTCTGGCAGCTCGCAGGCGCGCGGCCCGAGACGTTCGAGGCGCTCGAGCAGCTCGGCGCCGAGCGCGAGACGCTCGGCGCCGTGGCCGCGCTGCGCCGCCGGATCGCCGAGTTCCGCGGCCTCCCCGAGACCCCGCCTCCGCCCGGCCTCCGCGCCACGCTCCGAGCGTATCAGCAGCGCGGCCTCGATTTCCTCGCCCACTCCGCCGCGCTCGGCGTCGGCGCCGTCCTGGCCGATGACATGGGGCTCGGGAAGACCGTGCAGGCGCTCGCCTGGCTCGCCCATCTGCGCGCGACCGACCCGGGCGGCGGGCCGAGCCTCGTCGTCTGTCCCGCCTCGGTCGTGCACAACTGGGCGCGCGAAGCCGAACGGTTCACCCCGGAGCTGCGCGTTCTCCTCCTCACGCGCGGGAGCGAGCGGCACGCGCTCCGCGCCGCGATCGTCGAGCACGACCTCGTGGTCACGAACTACGCGCTGCTCCGGCAGGATGTCGAGGCATGGCGGAACATCCGGCTCCGGACGCTCATCCTGGACGAGGCGCAGAACGTCAAGAACCCGGACGCTGCGGTGACGCGCGCCGTGCTCGCGCTCGACGCGCGCCATCGCCTGGCGCTCACCGGGACGCCGCTCGAGAACCGCCCGCTCGACCTGTGGAGCATCATGACCTGCGTCAACCCGGGCTACCTCGGGACGCGACCGGAGTTCAGCGCACGCTATGACCGGCTCGACGTGCCGGCGCACCGGCGCGCGCTCCTCGCGGCGAGGCTCCGCCCCGTCCTCCTCCGCCGCCTGAAGCGCGAGGTCGCGCCCGAGCTGCCCGACCGCGTCGAGGAGCGCCGCGACAGCGAGCTCACCGCCGGGCAGCGCCGCCTCTACCTCGGCGAGGTCGCGCGCAGCCGCCGGCTCGTCGAGCAGCTCGCCGCGGCGCCGGGCGGCCTCCGGCAGCACCGGATCGACGTCCTCGCCGCGCTCACCCGCCTCCGCCAGATCTGCTGCCACCCGGCCCTCGCGGGCGGGCGGTCCGGGCTGGGATCCGGGAAGTTCGACACGCTCTTCGAGCTGCTCGACCCGCTCCTCGCCGAGGGGCACAAGGTCCTCGTGTTCTCGCAGTTCGTCGAGTGCCTGAAGCTCCTCGCTGCCGAGATGCGCGCCCGCTGCATCCCGCATCATGTCCTCACCGGACAGACCGTGAAGCGCGAGGCCGTGGTGAGCGCCTTCACGGACGACGCGCGGGCCTGCGCGTTCCTCGTGTCGCTCAAGGCGGGCGGCACGGGCCTCAACCTCACCGCCGCGAGCTACGTCGTCCTCTTCGATCCGTGGTGGAACCCGGCCGTCGAGGCCCAGGCGATTGACCGCACCCACCGCATCGGGCAGGACCGGACGGTCATCGCCTACCGGCTCGTGGCCCGGGGGACGGTCGAGGAGCGCATCTTCGACCTCCAGCAGCGCAAGGCCGCGCTCGCGCGCGACGTGCTGGGCGAGGCGGGCTTCGGCCGCTCGCTCACGCGGGAGGATCTGGGCTACCTCCTCGCCGGCGACGCCGTGTGAGCGGCCGGCTGGATGCCGCGCCTCGCGAGGAGGAGATAGTGGTGGGACCCGGAAGGAGAGAGCCGACCCAGGGACGGTCTTGCTCGGGTTCGGCATACGTATAATATACGTGGCGCTATGGCCAAGGCGGCTCTCAGACGCGAGAAGTGGACGCTCTCCTTTGACCCGGACCTGAAGGAGTTTCTCATCCGGACGGCGCGGCGCCGCGGCATATACCCGGTGACACTCCTCGAGGAGCTGGTCCGGGAGAAGTTCAATCCCTACGGCCATACCGCAGTGAAGGACAGCGCGGAATACGTCCGTATGCTGCGCCGCCGCTCCCGAAGCCGCTCGGATGCGGCCTTCCTGAGAGAGATCCGAGCGTGGCAGCGGTCCGCGTCCTCGTAGACACCGACATCCTGATCGACTACTTCAACGTCGGCGCTCACAGCCGGCTCTTCGACGATCCGCGCAGCCGCATCTACTACTCGGTCGTCACGCGGAAGGAACTCCTCGCGAAGAAGGGCCTGAGCAGCGCCGAGCGCGGAGCGATCGCCGAGGCGCTGCGCCGGTTCCGGCTCGTTCCCCTGGGACCCG encodes:
- a CDS encoding type II toxin-antitoxin system VapC family toxin; translation: MPGDTPRGAGPGEVQSLRPYRSEGQRGIRPYAAPPLPKPLGCGLPERDPSVAAVRVLVDTDILIDYFNVGAHSRLFDDPRSRIYYSVVTRKELLAKKGLSSAERGAIAEALRRFRLVPLGPAIAARYWSLRRRYPDLEQEDALIAATALVKRMPLLTGNWKHFRHIAGLALYAGR
- a CDS encoding ATP-dependent helicase, coding for MAGGGVEAAVAGWPAPTWRAFVAALAPFPPAARERGRRYAEEGRVESIDVRDDVVEATVVGSEAYDVVWEHDRGEWRASCSCPVGSFCKHAYAVARCLVADSTLAPPAARPPAAGKGVLDVLLRARGPWERQQALSRVLPRGWLHSPQTWTFHELFDEPDPDVFCWRVAQALAARGPLPRELEPFRDRPDLSARLEERRRAELLRDVTAWARHLGRAAERRLRVVLTLVRAAAGEVVVAVEARLTSPKLADAPRSLTQLHQLRSELQRDPSSLPADQAALLVWLTDHGLGGNEPWLAADPGRSAALPALIERIAGSPLGAWSETLPSDLAQLGGVAPGDPVRLSPEAARLAPLCVSRDGDTALEFRFRWPDGRSCGLDEALYLPRREGFAAHASLVLCGGVFSTVVGEPPGQLLHRVRESGGLLLRPAERLALLRRLGAGFPHLRDTLRAHTRVHAAAPAVTLDLGADDRLHLRLFAHAGAWRPGEPPPADGIVLELTVADGWTRASPGDAGSYAPVGAEIAVAPAAPAAHPVDDPWVDEPDPDAVAPAIAWLERLGAPPAPAPATGWSLALGRRHMEAFARAWAERPAGVTFYGTEAIRRLLDGARRVSPRLRVEASGTDWFAVSAEWEAEGLALTAADLATLRGATTRFVKLSGGWVDRELSARHDEAAELLADLGVEAGTGPQRLTLWQLAGARPETFEALEQLGAERETLGAVAALRRRIAEFRGLPETPPPPGLRATLRAYQQRGLDFLAHSAALGVGAVLADDMGLGKTVQALAWLAHLRATDPGGGPSLVVCPASVVHNWAREAERFTPELRVLLLTRGSERHALRAAIVEHDLVVTNYALLRQDVEAWRNIRLRTLILDEAQNVKNPDAAVTRAVLALDARHRLALTGTPLENRPLDLWSIMTCVNPGYLGTRPEFSARYDRLDVPAHRRALLAARLRPVLLRRLKREVAPELPDRVEERRDSELTAGQRRLYLGEVARSRRLVEQLAAAPGGLRQHRIDVLAALTRLRQICCHPALAGGRSGLGSGKFDTLFELLDPLLAEGHKVLVFSQFVECLKLLAAEMRARCIPHHVLTGQTVKREAVVSAFTDDARACAFLVSLKAGGTGLNLTAASYVVLFDPWWNPAVEAQAIDRTHRIGQDRTVIAYRLVARGTVEERIFDLQQRKAALARDVLGEAGFGRSLTREDLGYLLAGDAV